The DNA segment GGCGGCCGGCGGCGGCGAAGAAGTCGCGGTAGTTCTGCGGGGAGTACGGCACGATGCAGGCGAGCCCGTCGGCCGTGGGCACGGCGCGGTGGCCGCGCTTCATGGCCAGCGGGAAGCCGGTGGCGCCCTCCGCGGGCTCGTAGACATGGCCCGCGAGGTGCTCGACCAGGTTGAAGGCGAGCAGGGTGTCCGTCATGGGGACTTCGATGTGCTGGCCGCGGCCCGTGCGGTCGCGGTGCACCAGCGCGGCGAGCACCGCGTAGACGATGGTCAGCGCGGCGACCTTGTCCCCGATGATGGTCGGGAGGTAGACGGGCCGGCCCAGCGCGCGGTGGGCCACGTCCACCAGGCCGGAGGACGCCTGCACCGTCTCGTCGTAGGCGGCGTGGCCCGCGCGGGCGGAGTCGCCGCGGAAGCCCTGGGCGTGGGCGTAGACCAGGCGGGGGTGGCGCTCGGCGAGGTCGGCGTAGGTCAGGCCGAGCCGGGTCAGGGCGCCGGGGCGCATATTGGTGATCAGTACGTCGGCGGTGGCGATGAGCGCCAGGGCGCGCTCGCGGTCGGTCTCGTCCTTGAGGTTCAGGGAGACGCTGCGCTTGTTGCGGTTGACGTTGAGGTTGAGCGGCGTCATACCGGGGGTGTTCCGGTAGCGGCCCGACCGTACGGTGTCCGACGGCGACTCGATCTTGATGACGTCGGCACCGAGGTCGCCGAGGATCTGGGCCGCGTAGGGGCCCATCACCACCGTGGACAGATCGATCACCCGTACGCCGTCCAGCGGGCCGTCGGCGCTTTCGGTCGTGGCGTCCATTCTCGCTCCTGCGGAAGTAGCTGCACTACGAATGTTTCCGCCTCCGACGGTAGGCGGGATGCCGCGGAATGAGAACGATCAAGAAACGAAGAAGGGCATGACCACAGCGGTCATACCCTTTTCCCCGGGGGTGCGGCGCGTTTTCCCGGGGCGCGGCGCGTACGGATCAGGCGAAGAGTTCGTCGGCGAAGATGCGCCGGGCCGCGGCGACCAGCTCGGCCAGATCGCCGCCGGACTCCGCCCGGTCCTTGCGGAAGAGCAGGCCGGTGGCGAGTTCCGGACGGAAATCCACCACCGGCACCACCTTCACATTGTCCAGCCGGTAGGAATGCATCGGGCTTTCCGGAGAGAGCATCGTCATCGAAAAGGCGAGACCGCCCGACACCAGTTCCGAGGTACCCGCGTAATCGGAGCTGTTGAGGCGAATTCTCTTCTTCAGTCCCGCGGAATTCAGCCGGGCATCGATTTCGTCGAAGCAGGCGGGCATCGCCTCGGCGGCGGTGGCCACATAGGGCAACTGCTTCAGCTCGTCCAGGGTGACCGACTCCCGGCCCTCGAACCGGTCGGCGGGGACCGCCGCCCCCAGCCGCTCCCGCATGACGCCGAGGACGCCGAGCGCGGGGTCCGCGACCGGCAGCCGGGCCAGGGCGAGCGCCAGCCGGCCGTCGCGGACCGCCCCGGCCAGGCCGGTGGACCGTCCTGGCCAGCGCTTGAGCTCGTACGCCTCCGTGCAGGCGCCCTCCAGCTCCCTGACCCGGGCGCGCAGGGCGGGGTGCACCCCGGAGGGCATCCCGATGAGCAGGGTCGTGCGCTGCGGACGGACGGCCTCGCGCAGCCGCCAGGGAATGGCGTTGACGCGTTCCAGCACGTCGCGCGCCAGCGGCAGCAGCGCGGCACCGGCCGGGGTCAGCTCGACGTGATGCGTGGTGCGCGCGAAGAGCGTCTGGTCCAGTTCCCGCTCAAGATCCTTGATCCGCTGACTCAGCGGAGACGCCGCCATGTGCAACCTGCGCGCCGCCTGCGAGAAATTCAGCTCTTCGGCGACCGCCACGAAGTAACGCAGGTGCAGCATGTCCACCCGGCCACACTACCGGGAGCGGATTCCGCCCTTCGCGCGAGCGGTGGCGCACCGGAACAGGGAACGGCGGGTCCCGTCAGGGGCTGCCCGTCTTCAGTCTCAGGTTCCATTTGGCCAGGGCCTCGCCGACCGGCTGAAAGATGGTGATGGTGGGGCCGCCGAAGTTGCCGCAGGTGGCGGCGCCGCCGCCGGAGTGCACGCCGATCGCCATCGGGGCGTTGGGCTGGGTGACGTACGAGCCGCCCGAATCACCGGCCGCCGAGCAGGCGTTGGTGAAGGAGAGTCCCTCGATGACCGTGTTGCCGTAGTCCACGGTCTGGTCGACCCGGGTGATCTCCCCGCAGTGCCAGCCGCTGCTCTGCCCGGAGCGGCAGATCGACATGCCCACCAGGCCCTCCTGGGAGCCGGTGACGGTGACCGGCAGGCCGCCCTGGCCCGCCACGTACGAGCTGACGATCCAGCCGGGCCGGTCGACCTCCACCAGCCCGAAGTCGCCCTCGCGATCGTTGACGCTGTGCCCGCCGCCCTGGTTGGAGGTCCCCATACGGCTGCCGTCCTTGCCGTACGCGGCCTGGTCGGGGGTGAGGGTGCAGTGACCGGCCGTCAGGAACCCCTGGAAGTCGCCCGGCCCGGTCACCGAGAAGCCGATCGAGCAGATGCCCTCGCTGCCGGGCATCCACCGTTCGCCGCCGACCACCGAACCGCCCTGCTGGCGCGGTCTGCGGTCGTTGCGCTCGACGGTGACGGGGATCTTCGTGGGCGCCGCCAGCGCGCGCACGGCCGTCTCGAAGGCATCGGCCCCGGCGGTGTGCCGGGTGCGGTCGAAGCGGACCACGACGCCGTTGGCGCGCTCGTCCACGCCCCACCCCGTGACGCCCGGTACGCCTTTCCCGGCCCGCACGCTGATCTCCCGCACCAGCGCGGTGAGCGCGGCGCGGCTGTGCGGCACCGTCTTCGCCACCGCCCCGGCGGCCTCCACCAGCTGCGCGTCGTCGGCGCCGGTGACCGCGACGACGAGCTTGCCGGTCGCCTTGTCGAACCACATCCCGGCGGGCGGCGCGGCGAGCACCCGGCGCACCGTGGCCGCCGCACGGTGCGCGTCGGCCTCCTGCGCGAGCCGGGTGCGCACCTGTTCCGCCGTCAGCCCGAGGTCCCGGCGCATCGCGTCGAGCATGGCGCGCGGCGAGGGCTGGGGCGACGGATCGGCCCGCGGCACGGCGCGCGCCGGGCTGAGCGGCCCGGCGGCCGCCAGGACGGCGGCGACGGTCGCGCCCCAGAGAGCGGCCTTGCGAAAGCGGCGTTCCATCGGCGATCTCCTCGCGGTGTCGGGTGACGTCGGATCCGATTCGTCGAGCCTGCGCGACACCGCGGCGTGCGGCATGGGGGAGAGCGCCCGCATCATGGCCGGATGACCAGTGACCCCGGCCGTCAAATCCCCCGTCCCCATGGCGAGGCAGCCCTCCGGTCGCTGCCGGAGGCGCTGCGCAAGGTGACCTACTCGGGCGCCCGCCATCCGGGAGCGCCGACACCTGAATGCCCGTCATACGTTCCGGACGGGGCGGACGGGGCCTCCCGCGCCGCCCCCGACGCCTTCGCCGACCTGGCCGGGGGCGCGAACTGCCAGCGCTACGCCTATGCCGTACTGCGCCACTTCGGCCTGCTGATACCGCCGTTGCGCTCCGCGGAACTCTGGGCGGACGACCGCGCCACTCGCCGGGCCGCCCGGCCGCGACCGCTGGACCTGGTGCTGTTCGACGCCGGGCCGGCCGAGGGGCGGCCGCCGGGGTACGGCGCGCATGTCGGCGTGCACCTCGGGCCCGACCAGGTCCTGCACCTGTGCCGGGAGATCGGCCGGCCCGCCGTGTGGCGCTATGCGGACTTCGCGGCGCGCCCGCGCTACCGGCGCTTCCTCGGCGCCAAGCGGGCGGTGGTGGGGACGGGGAGCACCGAGGGGCGGTGAAGCCGGTGCGCCGCTGAGCCGGGGGGACATTCCCCTCGGAGACGGGGTGGGTTCAGACCGCCCTCGGGCGCGACGTCCTTCCGCGAGTCGCCTCGCGCGCCGCCGGGCTCAGAATCCGCCCCCGAATCCCCCGTCGCCCCCGCCGCCGAAGCCGCCCCCGTCGAAGCCGCCGCCGTCGCCGAAGCCGCCCCCGAAGTCGTCGGAGTTGAAGTCGGCCCCGGAGTAGTCGCCGCCCCCGGCGCCCGCCGCCCCGCCGAAGTCGGCTCCGTAGGCGTCGGTGGAGAACATCACGTTGCCGAGCAGGGTGCCCACCAGGAGGCCGGGCAGCAGGCCGCCGCCGAAGTAGCCGCCGGCCCAGGGGCCGTAGGCCGGGCCCGCGTCCCAGTAGGGGCGGTCGCCGCTCGCGGTGCGGACCGTACGGGCCAGCGGCTCGCGGCCGTCGTCCAGGCGGCTCTTGTCCGCGGCGCAGACCGGCACGGTGCGCTGCGCGCCGCCCTCGGGCGCCCAGGCGGCATCGGCGACGGACGGGCCGTGCCGCGGGTCGAAGAAGCAGGGCAGCCGGCGCTCGGGCAGCGGCCTGCCCTCGCGGCGCGCGGCGAGGGTGGCCAGCGAGAACCGGCCGTCTTCGAGGGCCTGGGTCACGGCCCGCACCTCGCGCGGGTGCCCGGCCGCCGCCATCGACGTCTTGGCGTTCTCGTACGCGTCCAGCGCATGGCTGTAGTCCGCGCGCATGGCGTCGTCCGCGCCGGGCTCGCCGGGGTGGAAGTCGAGGCGGTCGAGTTCCTCGCCGAAGGCGGTGATGTCCTCGTCGACGACGACCCGCAGGTCCTCCAGCGCCGCCCGCTCCTCCTCGGCCCGCCGCCTGCGGTTGCGGCGGGCGATGGCGTAGGCGCCGCCACCGCCGACGGCGACCAGCACACCGAGGCCGATCGCGGTGCCGGTGTCGAAGCCTGAGCCGCCGGAGCCGCCCCAGGAGGAGGGGGCGTGGCCGTGCGCGGACTTGAGGGCGGTGTCGACGAAGCTGTTGAGGCGGGTGCCGACGTCGGGGTACTGGGAGCGCTTGACCGAGCCGACGAGGT comes from the Streptomyces angustmyceticus genome and includes:
- a CDS encoding CaiB/BaiF CoA transferase family protein is translated as MDATTESADGPLDGVRVIDLSTVVMGPYAAQILGDLGADVIKIESPSDTVRSGRYRNTPGMTPLNLNVNRNKRSVSLNLKDETDRERALALIATADVLITNMRPGALTRLGLTYADLAERHPRLVYAHAQGFRGDSARAGHAAYDETVQASSGLVDVAHRALGRPVYLPTIIGDKVAALTIVYAVLAALVHRDRTGRGQHIEVPMTDTLLAFNLVEHLAGHVYEPAEGATGFPLAMKRGHRAVPTADGLACIVPYSPQNYRDFFAAAGRPDLAEDPRVAGPAIEDADVDPLLELVARCAPSLSTEEWEEICAKHSIPMAPVLELDRAADDPYVRDGHLLDLVEHPSEGPIRSIGIPVRYSATPASVRRLAPLPGQHTDEVFDELAARRS
- a CDS encoding LysR family transcriptional regulator, whose translation is MLHLRYFVAVAEELNFSQAARRLHMAASPLSQRIKDLERELDQTLFARTTHHVELTPAGAALLPLARDVLERVNAIPWRLREAVRPQRTTLLIGMPSGVHPALRARVRELEGACTEAYELKRWPGRSTGLAGAVRDGRLALALARLPVADPALGVLGVMRERLGAAVPADRFEGRESVTLDELKQLPYVATAAEAMPACFDEIDARLNSAGLKKRIRLNSSDYAGTSELVSGGLAFSMTMLSPESPMHSYRLDNVKVVPVVDFRPELATGLLFRKDRAESGGDLAELVAAARRIFADELFA
- a CDS encoding S1 family peptidase, whose protein sequence is MERRFRKAALWGATVAAVLAAAGPLSPARAVPRADPSPQPSPRAMLDAMRRDLGLTAEQVRTRLAQEADAHRAAATVRRVLAAPPAGMWFDKATGKLVVAVTGADDAQLVEAAGAVAKTVPHSRAALTALVREISVRAGKGVPGVTGWGVDERANGVVVRFDRTRHTAGADAFETAVRALAAPTKIPVTVERNDRRPRQQGGSVVGGERWMPGSEGICSIGFSVTGPGDFQGFLTAGHCTLTPDQAAYGKDGSRMGTSNQGGGHSVNDREGDFGLVEVDRPGWIVSSYVAGQGGLPVTVTGSQEGLVGMSICRSGQSSGWHCGEITRVDQTVDYGNTVIEGLSFTNACSAAGDSGGSYVTQPNAPMAIGVHSGGGAATCGNFGGPTITIFQPVGEALAKWNLRLKTGSP
- a CDS encoding cell wall hydrolase yields the protein MTSDPGRQIPRPHGEAALRSLPEALRKVTYSGARHPGAPTPECPSYVPDGADGASRAAPDAFADLAGGANCQRYAYAVLRHFGLLIPPLRSAELWADDRATRRAARPRPLDLVLFDAGPAEGRPPGYGAHVGVHLGPDQVLHLCREIGRPAVWRYADFAARPRYRRFLGAKRAVVGTGSTEGR